aggctagtcttgaattctTTATGCATCTGGAGGAGCTTGAACCTCTGGTCcccctgtttctacctcccagaCACTGGTGTTACAGCTGCTCACGGTGTCTGGTTTATGCAGGGCTGAATCCATATGGGCATCACTAATCttcaggagaaggaagggagggctcGTGTTATGGTGACCTCAACTCGACTCTGATTGTGAAGACCGggcccattttcttcttttcgtCTGTATGTGTGGGTTCAGTCAAGCCTGGGTCTGGCTCGAGAGCACGGCGCCAACTTCATTAATGAGGTAACTGTGGGGGTTTCGAAGCTGCAAGTGCTGATTAAGTAGGATTTCCAGGGACCAGAGCAGAATAAATGGCAGCATTTAAAGCCTAATTAAAACCTCGAAGAGGGAAAAAACCTTCACTTTCTATCAGGACTCATGTAGGACAAAGTGGTTAAAGTTGGCCTCATTCAGAAGAGCCACCCGCATCTTCACATGCAGAATATTCACAGGTCATTACCCAAAATAGCTTCGACCTAGGCCACGTTTGTGAATTTGTGAGGTACAATCTAAATGCTTAATAAATTGAGTCCTGGCACTGGGGGTTGGGAAGAGGCATGAGAACAACTCAGCTGTTTTCTGggagatataaaatatatatctatatctatatctatgtctatctatctatatatatatatctacatatatatgatatatacatatgatatatatatatgattatataccATAATTCATCAGACTAGCTGCTAGTGACAAAATGCACACTTGCTAGCTTCTTTCCCTGGATCCTGTAGCTCCTGGCTCACTAATTTTCCACCTGGCTTTGTCTCTCCCTTCTTCGTGGCAGCCGTCCCCCGGAAAGGCATTCATTCTTCCTTGCTGATGGATTGGCGCTCTCATTACTCCTGCTCACTGACGGACACGCATTTACTCTGAGTGAACACGTGATAATTGGACACTGGGGTTGGGAGGGGTTGGGGCTAAACAGCATTgttcctgtcccctttctcttaACAACTAGCACTTCATTCTTTTCACGGGGAGAACTTTAGAGGTCTTATCCCACTGATAAAAACATCCAACAGCTGAAAACATTGGACTCTGGGAACAAGTCCAGAACaccaaaaagagataaaaatactGGGAACTTCTTCAAGAACCAATGCCagctacactgtgtgtgtgtgtgtgtgtgtgtgtgtgtgtgtgtgtgtgtgcgtgtgtgttcctgAGGGTATATGAAGAATACTGTATTATCCCAGACTATCAGGATGAAAAGGAGGGAGTGTTTCCAGCCCCCTTTACCACTTACAATGACTTCCAGACAGTAAAAGTCACAGGCAGTGGGATTTTGTAGAATTTCATTTAAAACTGATGTAGGAAACAGACTGAATACTAGTGATGAGGGAAAATCCTTTGGGGATCAAATAAATGCAAGTCAAGCTCTCTGCCTGAGAGGCTCTCACTGCACTGAGTTGCTGCAggcgcctcccctccccctagcAGAGACATTAGTTGAACAGTAAGACAGTTACAAGGAGCTCTACAGATTCACCCGTGACTCATAAACAGGGTGACTGGCTTTTCACACCAGTCTGAGATGCGCCTCCCTCAAACCTTATTAGGATGTTGGTTTATCACCTATTTCGTGGACAGTGACAGTGCAGAACACTTCTGCCTCCAGTGTTTCTCAGCTTTGCGCCAGTGTCAACGGTGTGAATTAGTAACAGTCTCTCAAGAGTGAATCGTGAATGTCTCTTTTAGCAACACGATACCTGTTTTACGGAAAGAATGTGATGCCATGTGTTCAGTTATCatctgcctgtaatctcaacagtcagcaggctgaggcagaaggattgtgagcttggactacataggaagaccctgtctgtctcatctctaagaaaggggagggggtgtggtTCTATCCCTGGAGGTGGCTGGTGGTCAGGATGGGAAGGGGATTCTGGCGTATGTGATAAATATCATTTTGGCTGGAAAAGGGCCACACTagtaaggaagagagacagggggCTGTGACGACGGTAGACATCACAGATAGGTAAGAACTCAGCCTCCACGGAGTTCTAATTAAACATCCTTAAAGACCTACTTCTACAGATGAAAGCAATTGTCTCGAGATCTCGTTACTGGACTTTGTATCTGCAGGCCTTTCTGTTTGTAGAAGACATCTTTAAAAATGTGAGTGTTAGAGTAGATTACGAATCACTTTCATATGCCGTGCACATGAAGGTAGCGCATGGAGTtaggatggggagatgggactGGGTCCAGCAAGAAATGACGGGGCAAGCAGAAGCCTCgttcctgaaacttgctctgctGAGACTCTGAGCTCTGGGTTCCAGGTACTTTCCTACAGGTCTGGACAGGAAGGTGAGGGGACTGAGCTGCAGCAGGCCTCTGGAGGAAGAAGGTGTGGGCCTAtggcaggaagaggaagccagGCCCTCCCAGGAGGCTGactcacccacacccactctTGTCAGGCTTGCTACATCACTTGTTCATTTGAGGATGGCGGATAGCCCTGTCACGCAGATTTCTGCACCCATTGATCCTGACCACTAAAAGGTAGATGACCTTTCTTCCAGCCTGTGCTAAAGTGACATTTCAATTCTCTGATAGCGGGTAAATTCAGAGGAAAGATTTGCAACAGCCTGAAATGACTGTTGATTAATGCTTGGGTAAATGGCtctttctgcccttccttcccctATCCCCCCATACAGTCGTTTCCCACCTTCCTCTGTGGGGGAACAGCTAGAGGATAGGCTAGAGACTAGGATAGAGGCCCAGAGTCgaaaatacagaggcaggctGTGCCCCTGCTGCAGACTTAGTAATTCGAGCTCTCTGGTCCTTTGTTGAGCTGATGGTGCTTTCTCGCTAAGAGAGTGACAAAATGAGCAAAGATTCAGCAAGTATCTGAAACAATAAATGGCATTTATCCCTCCCTCCAGAGGTCAGCATGGAGCCGGTGGCACAGCTCAGTGCAGTGTGTGCTTAGCACGCTCAAGACGCTAGCTTTGATGTCCAACACCACACAACAGAGACAAGCATGACTACTCTGCTTTACAGGTAGAAGAGTCTTGGAGGCTGCGTTACGGTTGGATTCCCTAGCTGGTACTCCATCCACGATATCCAATAGCCTCGTTCTCAGAACACGAGACATCTCTATATCATTAAATATAGCATGGGTTTTAAAATGCTAATACTCCAACAGCTTGCCTTTTGATGAGTTGCAAGACTTGGGTTACCATAAATCGTCTTCTACTGGGTTCTGGTTCTGGTTAGATGGCCTTTCTATTTGATCTGGGACCGGGAGGATTATCTGTGGTAATTTCTCCAAGTTGTCCTGGCTTAGCAAGGATCATCTAGGACTTAGGGCTTAGGATTTTGGTTCCAGGATCCCAGGGAGCACTCGTTACAAGGTTTTAAGCTTTAACTGAGCAGGGTGAAGAGAGGAcaaagcccctcctccacctccgGGCTATTAACTGGAGGGATAAGAATATCCCAGCTTCAGAATAGAATCGAAAGGTGTGAAATGCTCTGGGAGATCAGGATGAGCTCTCAAATAGTTTAGCATGCAGAGCAAACCATCTTTCCACGACACCGAAGGGAACAAGAAAGAAGTCAGAGGTTAGGCTGGACTAGAGGAAGAGTTGGCTAAAAGCGCAAACCCTGCACCAGGCTGCACTGCGATCTAAGCAAATTTTCGGGATAATGGGATAGGGAGGGAACCTTTTACGAACAGACAAATTATCATCATAATAGGGGGACGCGTGCTTCGGCCATAGTGACAGAGGGCTGGTTACTTTCTTGGAAAACTCCAGAGAAAGACTCTAAGGCAGCGCAGAATCAGGGGTTAATCATAAAAACAGCAACAAGACCTGAATCACCAAAACATGGCAACGTGGGGAGGTTAGGTGCAGCACCGAGATGTGGTGATGTGGAGGGAAGATCAATTTAACGTCCCTGTCAGATCCAGTCCTGGACCCCCATCCCCACGCCTGTACAGCACCAGCCCTGCCTTAGTTTCGCCTTTTCACGACCTCGAGGATCGAATTTATAGCTGATCGCTAACGTCCCTTTAAGCCGTGACAACCCTGATGAGAATAATAAACCTTCCTGAAACTCTCCAGCACAGCGGCGAGAGTTAATGAGCTGGGAAACCGAAAGGAAAGCAGATGCTCCCACCACAGGAGGAGAAAGCAAGGGGCCAGCTCTGGGGAGTGGTGGAAACTCAGAAAGAGGGTGGTGGTGGGATAGGGTAGGGTGGAGACGGACTGGGCGCCCAGGGAGCTGCGGGGTGATTTAGGGACTGGGATACCTGTGACGGAGGCCCGCGGGAGGCATGGGGACCCGCCAGTCCCCGAGGATGCTATAGGCTTGGGTTCTCACCTGCGTCTGCTCCTCCGTGAGGCCCGCCTCGGCTGCGATGAGGCACAGCGTGGTGGGGTCCGGGTGCTTGTTGACCTTGTTGAAGTTGTACTCCAGGATCTCCACCTGGTCCTCCGTGGGGCCGCTCGCAGTCTGCGCCGACATGGTCCGTGAGCGTCTGCAGGGGAAGCAGATGCACAGGGTGAGCGAGGCCCTCCTGTCCCCTTCCACCGTCCCACCGAGGCGCCCCGAGCTGCAGGCTGAGAGAGTTTGGGGGCCCCCTTCTCCGGGACTGTCCCCAACCTGGCTAAGGATGGAGAGCCTCTCGCCTGCCTCTCTGAGGGGACAGTGGAGGAAGCTCCTCAAGAGCTGCCTCCGGAGGTCCGGAGCTGCCCTAAGGACTGAGGACACACGCAGGGCTGGACTCCGGACGCCGTGGACACGCCTCCCGGGTCGCCACACCCCGCCTCCGCCACGGGCTAGCACGTGGGGGACCTTGCCAGGGAGCACTGGGTGCCGCACACTTTGGGGAAAGTCGCCTACTGCCCAAGTTGGGGAAATGGAAACCCATTGTTGTTCAAAACAACAACGATACCACCAATAGATATTTACTCCCCACCCCATTACAAAATAGCACGTACTGTAGGAAATCTGAAGTACATTAAAATCACAGAGGTAAAAATTAAATTGTCTGCTTAGTCACAAATAACGGCTATACAATTTTAGGTGGTATTTTAAAGATCTTTCCAATGTACATGTACAGAGATGGAAATGTAAACAACGATAACGATTTACAGCCCGGAGGTGGAGTGGAGGAGGCTGAGCCACCAGCATGCGGAAGGCGGCTGAACCCCAGATTCCAGACCTCCACCCCAAGAGCCCACCTACCTCACTGTGTTCTCCTGTGTGGGGGTGATACCTTTCAAAACCTTCCCAATTAAGCAGGATCAACATCAACTGTCGTTTAAAACCTCAGACTTCAGCAAAGAAAACTAGGTCCACCTCGAGTTTCAAGTTCCCTAGCACGCCTTCGCTTTAAAGACAAATGGTGTTGGCGTATTGAAGCAAAGGCCTTCCTGTCTGATCGTGCCACACCTATGCAGCTTCAGACTGGGGCTAAGAAAACTAGGGGGTGTGTTCCCCTTCTCCTGTGCTCCCTGTTGAAAACTGGGAGGTAAAGAAGGTtggtcttgggctggagaggtggcttagaggttaagagcactgactgctcttccagaggttctgagttcaaatcccagcaaccacatggtggctcacagccatctgtaatgagatctgatgccccttctggtgtgtctgaagacagctacagtgtactttatataataaataaatcttaaaaaaaaaaaaaaaaggttggtcTTCAAGATATTCTTGGCTGTAGATTCCCTGAAGGTTTAGCCTTTGCTGAGGGAATCACCCTGGCTTAATAAACACCCTGCATTAATAAACACCCTGCATTAATAAACACCCTGCATTAATAAACACCCTGCATTAATAAACACCCTGCATTAATAAACACCCTGCATTAATAAACACCCTGCATTAATAAACACCCTGCATTAATAAACAATTGCAGAAAGTCTGGAGCAGGTTTTGATGTGGTTTGTGCCTGGGGGGTGAACTATTTGCTCAACGCTTACAACATTTTCACCTGTGACTTACACCTCCTACTTCCTAAAGCTTTTACCTCTCCTCTAGTTCCCTTGAAGAGATTTCAGACAGGAGGAGCTTTTTGACTACGTGGGACTGAGGTTCAAAGCATCTGCCAAGTCGCCAGCAAATCATTTTCAGGGAACTAGATGTCCCTCTAGTTAAATTTGTACCAAAGGAtccttgtctctgtaccaaggtggtagtggtgggagTGTGGGGTCCATCAGGTCAGAAATACCTTTCTGTTAGCACTTATCCCCCGCCCCCTCTATGACAAGCACTCTCTTGAAAGTCATCTCACGGCCAGGGACATTGAGACAGAGGACCCAAAGATTTGCTGATTTCCAACAATGGCCAGAACTCTAGAGTGGAAACACTGAGTGTTGGTTCCAGGCCAGTGGTCTGCTAGCCCCCTTACAGTAAGGCAGTCTGTGTTCAGTTTAGTGGGAGAAACTTAGGAGGGTAAAAGCGTGAGTGCAGGGACTTGTTGCCATTTTCAAAGGGTGTGGTGTCTCTAGGTAGACCCTAATCCCAGCCTAAACTGTTCACCAGGGCCACCACTGTTCAAGCTGTCAACAGAAAGAACATAGCAGGGGTGACAGCTGCCCCTGGTTTCACTTCTTGCCTGGGGAAATGTTGCCACCCGTTCCATTTTATACCGTCCTGCCAGAACCTTTATTGATGCCTTGTGGAATCCTCAGGCCTTCAGAAATATTACACTGCAGGAATGTGACTCAGATGTGTGCACTAAGGTTTCccggtttttttgtttgtttgtttgtttgtttgcttcttttgtttgtttttgttttagtttttgtaagTGCAGGTGTACAACTTATGGGTTGCTAATGTTGCCATGTGGAatcaaatgcattttattttattagatttctgTGGCTTTCTGTTACCAGAGTGAGTGGGGATTATATAGAGGAGGTCCTGGTTGATTTTAAAGGACTGGTGAAGTGAGTTGGCAGAGGACCATTGGCCTTGGTTGGCTGCTAAGGAGATTGTCAGAGGGTCCTCTGACAGCGCCTAGCTTTTCAAGGTACACTAAACAAGTACACTTGGCTTCTAGTATGGggatgcaagcgctctaccatcgGTTTTTTCATTACTGCTCTGCAGAATTCAGGCACTATTATTTCAACCTTTCCTGGTAGGCCAATgtttgctgttggtttgtttctttctctcttgctgtaTGAATCAAACGGCCCTGGTAACAGTTGACCTTGTAAAGGTCCTCAACTGTTTCCAGTAAGGAAATAAAGTTGCCACTGGGAGTTTCTCTGAAGGTAGTTTAAACAATTTCAGATACGAAGAACTAAGAACTATTTTGAAGCCTTGTAAACTTTCATCTTAACACCAGTGTTAACTGCTGCGGTTGTTCACATCTTGTGAAACACCTCGAAGACAATGTGTCCTGTCATTGCGTTCTTCTTTTGTGGTTGGGGAAGTCATTGCACAAGCCCCTTCGAGAGGTTAAATGAAAACAGCTGGCTTTTTTTCTAAATCAGTTCCAAAGCCTGGGCTGACCGTTGTGTGGCTCAAACAGCTTTCTGCCCATGAATGAGCCCATGGTCCTTTGCTTGGAACAGATCTACCTATATTAACTAGCTCATACAAAGGGCTATGAACTCTGTAAGCTTTGGttatcttttaaaacatcttctccctctcccagaattATGACTTTTCTGTAATGCCACCAACatccaatcaagaaaaaaattccactcCATCCCACCCCAATAGACCTACTCCAGTACTTTGGAGTTGGCCACAGGGGTAAAGCAGACTTTTTTTCcctgagaccaggtctcaaacttgctatatagttAGTTAAGATTTTGAACTTCTGAGCttacttcccctctccctctccttctccctctccccttccccccatatctctctttctctctctctccctccctcgtgtgtgtgtgtgtgtgtgtgtgtgtgtgtgtgtgtgtgtgtgtgtgtgtgcacctgcgcCCATGTGTGCATCCTGGGAGTGTACCCCAGGGTTACATGCATTTTTGGACAAGCATGCTACCAACTGTCAGCCGCATTGACAATCCAGGTGAGTCATTGCTTAGAAACATCTCCCAGTTTTCTTGGCCTGTATTTTTCTTGTGTTCACCGTGAGCTGCCTGCAAGCAATTGACTCTgcaaacattttgtattttcccaAGTGAGAAAATGCTGTGTGGCATTTTCCAAGAGAAGTGATGGGTTGGAAGACGGGGATCTTCCTC
The sequence above is a segment of the Rattus rattus isolate New Zealand chromosome 11, Rrattus_CSIRO_v1, whole genome shotgun sequence genome. Coding sequences within it:
- the Hopx gene encoding homeodomain-only protein gives rise to the protein MSAQTASGPTEDQVEILEYNFNKVNKHPDPTTLCLIAAEAGLTEEQTQKWFKQRLAEWRRSEGLPSECRSVTD